In the Desulfurellaceae bacterium genome, one interval contains:
- the cfa gene encoding cyclopropane fatty acyl phospholipid synthase: MQDTVRNLLAQADIQIDGDRPWDIHVCNPQFYSRVLTAGSLGLGESYMDGWWDCQALDQCLSKMLTAGLPEKVIPLREKMYVLVAKVTNPQRKARAFEVGERHYDIGNDLYEKMLDTRMVYSCGYWKQAETLDQAQEAKLELICRKVQLQPGMRVLDIGCGWGSFAKYAAEQYQAEVVGVTVSKEQRELADRLCRGLPVDIILQDYRELRSEIHGRFDAIVSVGMFEHVGYKNYPAFFRVVDACLQSEGLFLLHTMGGNKTVYSGDPWINTYIFPGGTLPSMKQLGEVTDGLLMLEDWHSFGADYVRTLRAWCDNFRASWHVLRERYDERFRRMWEYYLLSFAAGFDARRIQLWQIVFSKNRPPGYQSVR, encoded by the coding sequence ATGCAAGACACTGTGCGGAATCTCCTCGCCCAGGCCGATATTCAGATTGACGGCGACCGTCCGTGGGATATCCACGTCTGTAATCCGCAATTTTACAGCCGGGTTCTGACAGCCGGCTCGCTCGGACTGGGGGAATCCTACATGGACGGCTGGTGGGACTGTCAGGCGCTCGACCAGTGCCTGTCCAAAATGCTCACGGCCGGCCTGCCCGAGAAAGTGATCCCGCTGCGCGAGAAAATGTACGTGCTGGTCGCCAAGGTCACCAATCCACAGCGCAAGGCTCGCGCCTTCGAGGTCGGCGAGCGCCACTACGATATCGGCAACGACCTGTACGAAAAAATGCTGGACACGCGCATGGTCTACAGCTGTGGATACTGGAAACAGGCCGAAACGCTCGACCAGGCGCAGGAGGCCAAGCTGGAGTTGATCTGCCGAAAAGTCCAACTCCAGCCCGGTATGCGGGTGCTCGATATCGGCTGTGGCTGGGGCAGTTTCGCCAAGTACGCGGCCGAGCAATACCAGGCTGAGGTCGTCGGCGTCACGGTGTCCAAGGAACAGCGGGAACTGGCCGACCGGCTGTGCCGTGGGCTGCCGGTCGATATCATCCTCCAAGACTATCGTGAACTGAGGTCGGAGATTCACGGACGCTTCGACGCAATCGTGTCAGTCGGCATGTTCGAGCACGTTGGCTATAAGAACTACCCGGCTTTTTTCCGGGTTGTTGACGCCTGCCTCCAGTCCGAGGGGCTCTTTCTGCTCCATACCATGGGCGGAAACAAGACTGTCTACAGCGGGGACCCGTGGATCAACACATATATTTTTCCGGGGGGGACCCTGCCGTCCATGAAACAGCTCGGAGAGGTCACGGACGGGCTGTTGATGTTGGAAGACTGGCACAGTTTCGGCGCCGACTATGTCAGAACACTACGCGCCTGGTGTGACAATTTTCGGGCCAGTTGGCACGTCTTGCGGGAGCGCTATGACGAGCGCTTTCGGCGTATGTGGGAGTATTATCTGTTGTCCTTCGCCGCCGGGTTTGATGCCCGCCGCATTCAGCTGTGGCAGATTGTGTTTTCCAAGA
- a CDS encoding Eco57I restriction-modification methylase domain-containing protein, translated as MAGLFVQTPSSSCHLFDAGAGVGSLSAAFLERLASGGLDYQHITIDAFERDESLHPYLHKTLEEYGQSLNIVSHVEGGDFIEIAVQSMCGSLFAPALPRYTHALLNPPYKKIRSDSVHRRALRRAGIETVNLYSAFVALSLALLAHRGQLVAIIPRSFCNGPYYRPFREFVLERAAIQHLHLFASRNTAFKDDGVLQENLILRCERGAPQGKRSR; from the coding sequence ATGGCCGGGCTGTTTGTCCAGACACCGAGCAGCTCCTGCCATCTGTTCGACGCTGGCGCCGGGGTTGGCTCGCTGAGTGCGGCCTTTCTGGAAAGACTGGCTTCCGGCGGCCTCGACTATCAGCACATCACAATCGACGCTTTCGAGCGTGACGAGTCCCTCCACCCCTATTTGCACAAAACGCTGGAGGAGTACGGGCAGTCTCTCAATATCGTGTCACACGTCGAGGGGGGCGACTTCATAGAAATCGCGGTTCAGTCGATGTGCGGGAGCCTTTTTGCCCCAGCTCTTCCCCGCTATACCCATGCCCTGCTGAATCCGCCGTACAAAAAAATACGGAGCGATTCTGTACACCGCAGGGCCTTGCGTAGAGCTGGTATCGAAACAGTCAACCTGTACTCAGCCTTTGTCGCCCTGTCTCTCGCCCTGCTTGCCCATCGCGGTCAGCTTGTCGCAATCATACCGCGCAGCTTCTGCAACGGTCCCTACTATCGACCTTTTCGCGAGTTCGTTCTGGAGCGCGCGGCAATCCAACACCTGCACTTATTCGCCTCGCGCAACACGGCCTTCAAAGACGACGGCGTCCTGCAAGAAAACCTCATCCTCAGGTGTGAGCGAGGCGCACCGCAGGGCAAGAGGTCACGGTGA